The Pediococcus inopinatus region ACTTGGATTGGTGCTAACGCAAACAATGGAACGTGGTTTGTAGGTGGAATTATTGCTGCCTGTGGTTTCTGGGGTGGTATTCATGCTTTAATTATTGCTTCAAGTATTTCGTACATATTTTTATCACTTGTAGGCTACATGGGATATAAAACAGGCGCTTCAACGATGGCTGTTTCCCGTGCTTCTTTTGGAATTCGGGGGAGTGTTGTTCCTTCAGTTGTTAACGTGACTCAATTCGTGGGTTGGACAGCTGTTAACACTTTTATCGCTGCTACTTCCATGTCATATATTTTACATTCATTATTAGGTTGGCCAGTTTATGGACAACCCGGTGGCGCTAAAGGATTGATTTTTGGTATCTTAGTTATGAGTATTTTACACTTAATAAGTATTTCTGCCGGACAACGGTCGATTCAAATCATTGAGCGAATAGGGATAATTCTCGTTATCATATTCGTTATATGGGAATCGATCGTTGTTTTTCGTGATGTATCGTTTTCTCAAATTGCGAATTGGAAGGTGCCAACTCATCAAAAAATGCCTTTTGGCAGTGCAATCGATACACTTGCCGCATTTAATCTAGCTTGGGTTACGGCCGGCGCGGATTTTACCCGGTTTACTAATAAGAAGAACACTGCAGTTACTGCTCCGTTTCTTGGGGCTGACATAGGTGTGTTCTGGTTTGCCTTTATTGGTTTGGTTGCCACAATTAGTATTGCAGTAACTTCTGGAGTTTACGATGCCAACAATTCTGATCCAAGTACAATTGCGAATCGGTTGGGACTAGGATCAATTGCCATGATTGTCATTGTGTTAACCAGTATGACTGCCAATGCGGTTAATTTACAAGCAGCTGGGTCAGCCGTTAATAATATTTTTCCAAAACTAAGTCTTAAAAAATCGCTGTGGATTGTCACAATTCTTGCCACTTTAGTTACTTTTATTCCGGTCTTTGTCGGAAGGTTCTTGGATACATTTACGGCATTTTTGGATTACGTTGGCATGGTACTTGGCCCGATCGTCAGTATTATGTGTGTGGATTTCTACTTGGTTCGAAGACGACACTATCAGGCAACAGAGTTATCTCGCAAAGGTGGTCGGTATTGGTATCGAGGCGGTATTCATTGGCTGGCCTTTTGCTTGTGGGTCGTGGGTGTGCTAGTTTATTTGCTGCTTCAACATGTAGCTTGGATTCGAAATTATACCGGTGCAACATTCATTACAATGATTTTGGTAGGAATTGCGTATTACGTCGTTATGAAGATTAAATGCCATATATTACTTAGTCATTCAAATTAATAAAACCGAGGAGTGTAAATCATGTTAATTAAAAATGTTTATATTGAAAATAATGCGAATAAACAGGACGTAAGGATTGAGGATGGTAAGTTTGCAGAAATTGACGCACACTTAGCTCCACGAGAAAATGAAAAGATCATCGAAGCTGATGGAAAATTATTATTACCCCCATTTGTTGATTCTCATGTTCATTTGGATGCAACGTTAACTGCTGGAGATCCGGAGTGGAATCAAAGTGGCACGCTGTTTGATGGCATTCGAATTTGGTCAGAACGGAAGAAAAAATTAACGCGCGAAGATGTTAAAACCCGAGCAAAAGCCACGATTCGGAAACAAATTGAAAATGGTATTCAAGTAGTTCGAAGTCATGTGGATACGACAGATCCTACAATGACGGCTTTGGAAGCTTTGTTAGAAGTTAAAGCGGAAATGAAAGATGAAGTGGAAATTCAGTTGGTCGCTTTCCCACAGGAAGGGGTATTATCTTATCCTCAGGGTAAGGAGCTATTGGAAACAGCCGTTAAAGAGGGTGCAGATGTGATTGGCGGAATTCCCCACTACGAATTTACACGTGATTACGGCGTCCAATCCTTAAAATATATTACAGACCTGGCCGAAAAATATGATCGTTTGATCGATGTGCATTGTGATGAAATTGACGATCCCAACTCACGTAACTTAGAGGTACTTGCAACTTTAGCCTATGAGACTGGGTTGTCTGATCGCGTCACAGCCAGTCACACCACTGCGATGGGCTCATATAATAATGCATACTGCTACAAACTGTTTCGTTTATTGAAACTCGCCAACATTAACATGGTTTCAAATCCACTTGTGAACATTCATTTAGGTGGTCGTTTTGATACGTATCCGAAGCGGCGCGGGATTACCCGTATTAAAGAATTGAATGAAGCAGGGATTAATGTATCGTTTGGAGAAGATGATATTAAGGATCCTTGGTACCCAATGGGAAACGGTAATATGATGGATGCCGTGCATATGGGGATTCATGCTGAGCAACTCATGGGTTACCAAAGTATCATGGATTCATATAATTTTGTAACGAACAATGCCGCAAAGACTCTGCATATAAGTGATCATTATGGAATTGAAGTCGGGAAACCTGCTAATTGCATTATTATGAATAACAATAATTTTTATAATGCCTTAAATGAGCATTCGGAAGTCTTATATTCGATTCGCCAAGGGAAAGTATTAGTTGAAACTAAACCTAAAGATGCAATAATCCCTTTATGGTTGTCAGATGAAATAATATAATTCATCTGATTATCATGGAGGGATTTTTCTATGCCTAGATCTAAATATACAGCGGCTGAAAAATTAGCGATATTGACGGAATTTAAACAGTCAAACTTATCTTTAGGTAACTTTGCCAAACACAATAAGGTTGCAACCCAAACTGTGAAAGATTGGCAAGTAAAGTATCAAAGTGGCGGGACCGAAGAGCTTTCCGAAGCCCATCATAACAAGCATTACTCTAAGGAGTTAAAACGGGAAGCCATTAGTGATTTTTTGAATGGTGAAGGCAAGTATCGTGAAATAGCTATAAAGTATGGATTACGATCAACGACTCAGATACTCAATTGGGTTTCCAGGTATAATAGGGATAAACAAATAACGGCCTCGCCGTTTAGAAAGCAGGTCCCTATTATGAGTCGTAAAACCAACTTTAAGGAACGTATTGAGGTTGTCGAATATGTGACAAGACACAAACATAGTTATGCTGAAGCAGCCGAACATTTCGCTGTTTCTTATCAGCAAGCACGCTCATGGGTACTTAAAACAAAACAAGCTGGCTATGAAGCTCTGATTGATAATCGTGGACATCATAAACAACTAAGTGAACTAACTGATTTAGAAAAAGCTAATTTGCGAATCCGACAACTAGAATCAGAGTTGAAAGATAAAGAACTTATGGAAGCCTTCATAAAAAAATTTCAAGAAATTCAGCGCAGGGAGTGAATAAACAGCATCGACTGGCATATCAGGCCATAAGTGAAGTCAGTCAGGGGAAACAAGGAGCGGTCACCAAACTACTTAAAGTTGTCGGCGTAAGCCGTCAAGCTTATTACAAAGGAATTAATCGCCAAATAACATCTTGGGAAAGACAAGATAAAGTACTTAAGGAGCGTGTCCAATACTGGTTTGATTTTCATTTTCAAGGAATAGGAGCTGGGAATCTTCTTACTAACCTAGAAAAAGATAACCAAGTCACTTTTGCTGTGACACTTAAACAAGTGAAACGAATTATGCGTGAACTCGGATTACGCTGTGAAATCAAGGTTAAGAAACATAATCGGGTTAAACAGTCTGATCAATATATCCTGGATAACACTTTAAATCGGGTCTCTGTCAAACTGTATTGGTAGAGATTTTTGAAGGCATGTTCACTTCGGTGAATGTGCTTTTTGTTTACTCATGAATTAAACTGATACGAATGAAGAAGTTATGAATATTTCGAAAACCAAAACAGCTACGCTTTAATACCTTGATTTTGCGATTAAGTCCTTCAATAGGACCGTTAGAATACGGATAACGACAACTGTTGAGCACTGCTGAGCCGTTCTTAACGAAGGTTGAAATGGTGACGTCCATTTGATTACCAGCTACTTGGTAGTTGGTAATCAAATTTTTAAATCCCGTGGCATTCTTTTGGTGGATAGCAGTTAGAATGCCTTGATAAGTTTGATACACAGTTTTGAATTCTGGAAATTCATCTAAGGCAAGGTCGATGGCGTTCTGTTGGGTCATATACTCGTTAATGCCTCGTAAATAGATAAGCTTAGTGTCATTGATTTTCTCTTCTGCCAAATGAAATAAACGCCATTGAGATTTAAGGATGCGGTAAATGCGTGAATGCTTATCTTGAAAAGTACGGATAATGCGTGTACGTACATTGTCTAGTGCACGACCAGCAAGCTGAATAATGTGGAAACGGTCAATAATCGTGACAGCGTTCGGGAATAAACGATGAATAAAGCTGGCATATTCGGCGTTCATATCAATAGTAATTGTTTGAACTTTCGCACGTTCTTGAACTGAATAACGAGCTTCAAAGTAATCAATGATATCCTTACTGAGACGATCTTCGAGGGTCACAATGCGGCGATGACTAACGGCATCGCAACAGTTAAAGGACATTAGATGATTACAGGAACGAAATTCATCGAAACAAAGATTTGGTGGAAGTTGCTTAACACGGTAAGCCAAGTGAATATTTGCATTTAAAATACGTTGCACACTACTTGGTGAAATGCCACAAATTTTAGCGATTTCTTTACTGGTCAGCATGTCACGAGCTAGCACAATGACCTGATGTTTAACATTGTGGGTAAAAGTTTCATTACGTCTAACGAGGTTAGTTTTAGCTCCACAGGTTTTTAAACAATGTTGGCATTGATATCTTTGTCTTCTTAGCTGCATTTCATAACGTCCGCCTGATAAGGTTCCCAACCTTAGATGACTAACGTGGGTACCGTTTTTAATTAGACTTTTATGGCCACAATGGGGACATTTCACAAGCTGATAAGAAAGGTTGGCGTGAACGACATGAATTCGTTGTCCATTCGGGCAACGTTTCTTGGTAACACCAGTTACGGTTATATTTGGGTCTGTCATTTCAAACAAGCTTAAGATAGAATTAGTTAGGGACATCTGTTTTTC contains the following coding sequences:
- a CDS encoding cytosine permease; translation: METKDRYAVDIVPFEDRHMSYWDMFATWIGANANNGTWFVGGIIAACGFWGGIHALIIASSISYIFLSLVGYMGYKTGASTMAVSRASFGIRGSVVPSVVNVTQFVGWTAVNTFIAATSMSYILHSLLGWPVYGQPGGAKGLIFGILVMSILHLISISAGQRSIQIIERIGIILVIIFVIWESIVVFRDVSFSQIANWKVPTHQKMPFGSAIDTLAAFNLAWVTAGADFTRFTNKKNTAVTAPFLGADIGVFWFAFIGLVATISIAVTSGVYDANNSDPSTIANRLGLGSIAMIVIVLTSMTANAVNLQAAGSAVNNIFPKLSLKKSLWIVTILATLVTFIPVFVGRFLDTFTAFLDYVGMVLGPIVSIMCVDFYLVRRRHYQATELSRKGGRYWYRGGIHWLAFCLWVVGVLVYLLLQHVAWIRNYTGATFITMILVGIAYYVVMKIKCHILLSHSN
- the codA gene encoding cytosine deaminase — protein: MLIKNVYIENNANKQDVRIEDGKFAEIDAHLAPRENEKIIEADGKLLLPPFVDSHVHLDATLTAGDPEWNQSGTLFDGIRIWSERKKKLTREDVKTRAKATIRKQIENGIQVVRSHVDTTDPTMTALEALLEVKAEMKDEVEIQLVAFPQEGVLSYPQGKELLETAVKEGADVIGGIPHYEFTRDYGVQSLKYITDLAEKYDRLIDVHCDEIDDPNSRNLEVLATLAYETGLSDRVTASHTTAMGSYNNAYCYKLFRLLKLANINMVSNPLVNIHLGGRFDTYPKRRGITRIKELNEAGINVSFGEDDIKDPWYPMGNGNMMDAVHMGIHAEQLMGYQSIMDSYNFVTNNAAKTLHISDHYGIEVGKPANCIIMNNNNFYNALNEHSEVLYSIRQGKVLVETKPKDAIIPLWLSDEII
- a CDS encoding helix-turn-helix domain-containing protein; amino-acid sequence: MPRSKYTAAEKLAILTEFKQSNLSLGNFAKHNKVATQTVKDWQVKYQSGGTEELSEAHHNKHYSKELKREAISDFLNGEGKYREIAIKYGLRSTTQILNWVSRYNRDKQITASPFRKQVPIMSRKTNFKERIEVVEYVTRHKHSYAEAAEHFAVSYQQARSWVLKTKQAGYEALIDNRGHHKQLSELTDLEKANLRIRQLESELKDKELMEAFIKKFQEIQRRE
- a CDS encoding ISL3 family transposase, which translates into the protein MCYDLITKQNRKEEKQMSLTNSILSLFEMTDPNITVTGVTKKRCPNGQRIHVVHANLSYQLVKCPHCGHKSLIKNGTHVSHLRLGTLSGGRYEMQLRRQRYQCQHCLKTCGAKTNLVRRNETFTHNVKHQVIVLARDMLTSKEIAKICGISPSSVQRILNANIHLAYRVKQLPPNLCFDEFRSCNHLMSFNCCDAVSHRRIVTLEDRLSKDIIDYFEARYSVQERAKVQTITIDMNAEYASFIHRLFPNAVTIIDRFHIIQLAGRALDNVRTRIIRTFQDKHSRIYRILKSQWRLFHLAEEKINDTKLIYLRGINEYMTQQNAIDLALDEFPEFKTVYQTYQGILTAIHQKNATGFKNLITNYQVAGNQMDVTISTFVKNGSAVLNSCRYPYSNGPIEGLNRKIKVLKRSCFGFRNIHNFFIRISLIHE